A stretch of Carassius auratus strain Wakin unplaced genomic scaffold, ASM336829v1 scaf_tig00027515, whole genome shotgun sequence DNA encodes these proteins:
- the LOC113079254 gene encoding GTP-binding protein Rhes-like: MHPINIRQICLFSMCPVMEQSVKAAAALQVIQKRSSPGVLLAYKSATQRLGASGFSVSTLSKAGLGILKLATTQLKQQEQKARVVRASSLGQAHPASVDKKSSLDQLAALVLHRNARLPPLANEPHAAKPQNCRRIVVLGAPRVGKTSILRRFLRDGFEERYEPTSEDFHRKLYQIRGETYQIDILDASGERSFPAKRRLSILTGDIFLLVFSLDDRSSFEEVRALHAEIVAAKAALHRSKQKACVPTVVCANKVDLPSEQRAVSRTEVLHALGNGCALFETSAKDSVNLEQVFEALARRGGLPLETGPSQHRKVSIRSYQALRAEGGSTAAACEAPCGALFPLARRPSFGTDLRLVLGPKASRKQSKALDKCQIQ, translated from the exons ATGCATCCGATCAATATCAGACAGATCTGCCTGTTTTCAATGTGTCCCGTCATGGAGCAGAGCGTCAAAGCGGCCGCAGCCCTGCAGGTGATCCAGAAGCGCAGCTCGCCCGGCGTCCTGCTCGCGTACAAAAGCGCGACGCAAAGACTCGGCGCGAGCGGGTTCAGCGTCAGCACGCTCTCCAAAGCAGGACTGGGGATCCTCAAACTGGCCACGACGCAACTGAAGCAGCAGGAGCAGAAGGCGCGGGTGGTGCGCGCGTCCAGTTTGGGTCAAGCGCACCCTGCGTCTGTCGATAAAAAGTCCTCTCTGGACCAGCTGGCCGCGCTTGTCCTTCACAGGAACGCACGCCTCCCGCCGCTGGCGAACGAGCCGCATGCCGCCAAGCCGCAGAACTGCAGGCGCATCGTGGTGCTCGGTGCGCCCCGCGTCGGGAAGACCTCCATCCTGCGCCGCTTCCTGCGCGACGGCTTCGAGGAGCGATACGAGCCCACCAGTGAGGATTTCCACCGGAAACTCTACCAAATCCGCGGAGAGACCTATCAGATAGACATACTGGACGCGTCCGGGGAGAGGAGCTTCCCCGCCAAGAGGAGGCTGTCCATCCTGACCG GTGATATATTCCTGCTCGTCTTCAGTCTCGACGACCGCAGCTCGTTCGAGGAGGTGCGCGCTCTGCACGCAGAGATTGTCGCGGCCAAAGCGGCGCTGCACCGATCCAAACAGAAGGCGTGTGTGCCGACGGTGGTCTGCGCGAACAAGGTGGACTTGCCTTCGGAGCAGCGCGCGGTGTCGCGGACCGAGGTGCTCCACGCGCTCGGGAACGGCTGCGCTCTGTTCGAGACCTCCGCCAAAGACAGCGTCAATCTGGAGCAGGTGTTCGAGGCGCTCGCGCGGCGCGGCGGTCTCCCCCTCGAGACCGGACCCTCGCAGCACCGCAAAGTGTCCATCCGCTCGTACCAGGCGCTGCGGGCGGAGGGCGGGAGCACAGCGGCGGCGTGCGAGGCTCCGTGCGGGGCGCTGTTCCCTCTGGCCCGCAGACCGAGCTTCGGCACCGACCTGCGGCTGGTCCTCGGGCCCAAAGCCAGCAGAAAACAGAGCAAAGCGCTGGACAAGTGTCAGATTCAGTGA
- the LOC113079244 gene encoding MYCBP-associated protein, whose protein sequence is MASVGKTSSRINKRETRSPSDKKLLESCEEISSSSSCVCEEDHSPALNGHDIQSLAITAQDLERLRVPKPPSDSQKPNSMTRVYVRKTRPLDEVSRAVRVTVARPLPLDVAPPYQFEYAVPGGPRFDVQGMVLPHSILGSLEDFRTEMHLRGETELVQRIPERQEPPPLWLEDEDEDNTTHSETGRGHQSHALQHWGRHMTERRRQQDFISRFLQKPTGSLLMNRSSSFRRVQEQRDLISTALPAVSAGHGHRVGSEFWSVPQHYGDEMSGITATLTQTERGKRPAVTRVAQPLSTRLESGDVACEEGNSGWDQSVYLQQRLQELKDVLRDFSPEADGLEVVGSGLPVSPRSPLPDEREDEDEEQKENQSPLELYEDVLTEVELRPALRVCGDLALWTGSTSSQQGQQGVSVRLMFETVTGQSVSADLELKNEGSTTIYYSWERLTQTHTLTQHFYFNSTTAVILPGCTKHISFIFKSASAGIMTEVWRLHTHPLLMGGASLRVTLRGVALEQDNSALQRAALEKELEQKVSVSLCGRMVRDLLRGVHTPERPSSPADLYITDEELFNTLNPRLQYRCEAVEALRGLWEQVRGSGDAQPWDLSLNTLGQLLLSVTESDGESRETSLSRFNSLILELQQPQIHSTPVPARDLGVQLWRELLDGLVCESVRLRHSPGLQENNSWTDTTEQDEERRGGVQLMKDERRRMSVRELEETRAVQEAGNTRKHVREEKNTDPSFTTDHTHTLQDRYRALLHTQVYVLMERMVDSLCDLLDDTQHTPQRVY, encoded by the exons ATGGCGAGTGTCGGGAAAACAAGCAGTAGGATTAATAAACGAGAAACGAGATCTCCATCAG ATAAGAAGCTGCTGGAAAGCTGTGAGGagatctcatcatcatcctcatgtgtgtgtgaggaagatCACAGCCCCGCTCTGAACGGACACGACATCCAGAGTCTGGCCATCACAGCTCAAGACCTGGAGagg CTGCGAGTCCCTAAACCTCCGTCCGATTCCCAGAAGCCTAACTCGATGACCCGTGTTTACGTCCGTAAGACACGCCCCCTAGACGAGGTCAGCAGAGCAGTTAGAGTCACCGTAGCGAGGCCCCTCCCACTTGATGTTGCCCCGCCCTATCAATTTGAATATGCAG TTCCCGGTGGGCCGCGGTTTGACGTGCAGGGGATGGTGCTGCCACACAGCATTCTGGGAAGCCTGGAGGATTTCAGGACAGAGATGCATCTGCGAGGAGAAACAGAG CTGGTGCAGAGGATTCCAGAGCGACAGGAACCGCCCCCTCTGTGGctggaggatgaggatgaggacaATACCACACATTCAGAAACTGGGCGGGGCCATCAGAGCCACGCCCTCCAGCACTGGGGCCGTCACATGACAGAGAGACGCAGACAGCAGGACTTCATCTCAC GGTTCCTGCAGAAGCCCACGGGGTCTTTACTGATGAACCGCTCCAGCTCATTCAGACGGGTTCAGGAGCAGAGGGATCTGATCAGCACAGCTCTGCCCGCTGTCAGCGCAGGACAC GGTCATCGTGTGGGCAGTGAGTTCTGGAGCGTCCCGCAGCATTACGGGGACGAGATGAGCGGGATCACAGCCACTCTCACCCAAACTGAGAGAGGGAAGCGTCCCGCCGTCACACGCGTGGCTCAGCCGCTCAGCACACGCCTGGAGTCAg gtgatgtGGCGTGTGAGGAGGGGAACAGCGGCTGGGATCAGAGTGTGTACCTGCAGCAGCGTCTTCAGGAGCTCAAGGACGTGCTGAGAGACTTCAGTCCT GAGGCTGATGGTCTGGAGGTGGTCGGCTCTGGTCTTCCTGTGTCTCCACGCTCTCCTCTGCCGGACGAGAGAGAGGACGAGGATGAAGAGCAGAAGGAGAACCA ATCTCCTCTGGAGCTGTATGAGGACGTGCTGACGGAGGTGGAGCTGCGTCCCGCTCTGAGGGTGTGTGGAGATCTGGCGCTCTGGACCGGCAGCACTTCCTCCCAGCAG gggcAGCAGGGCGTCTCTGTCAGGCTGATGTTTGAGACGGTCACAGGACAGAGTGTGAGCGCTGATCTGGAGCTAAAGAATGAAGGAAGTACTACGATTTACTACAGCTGGGAGAGACtgacgcaaacacacacactcactcaacacTTCTACTTCAACAGCactacag CGGTGATTCTGCCCGGCTGCACTAAACACATCAGCTTCATCTTCAAGAGCGCGTCTGCGGGCATCATGACTGAAGTCTGGCGTCTGCACACACACCCGCTGCTGATGGGCGGAGCTTCACTGCGGGTCACTCTGAGGGGCGTGGCTTTAGAGCAGGACAACAGCGCCCTGCAGAGAGCCGcgctggag aaggaGCTGGAGCAGAAAGTGTCCGTGTCGCTGTGTGGACGGATGGTCAGGGATCTGCTGAGAGGAGTTCACACTCCAGAACGCCCCAGTTCTCCTGCTGACCTCTACATCACAGACGAGGAGCTGTTCAACACACTCAACCCTCGC CTGCAGTACCGGTGCGAGGCTGTGGAGGCGCTGCGGGGCCTGTGGGAGCAGGTCAGGGGGTCAGGAGACGCTCAGCCCTGGGATCTGTCTCTGAACACACTCGGACAG CTGCTGTTGTCTGTTACTGAGAGCGACGGCGAGAGCAGAGAGACGAGTCTGAGCCGCTTTAACTCTCTGATCCTGGAGCTGCAGCAGCCGCAGATACACAGCACACCTGTGCCAGCGCGAGACCtcgg TGTGCAGTTATGGAGGGAGCTGCTGGACGGTCTGGTCTGTGAGTCTGTGAGACTGAGACACTCGCCGGGCCTTCAGGAGAACAACAGCTGGACAGACACCA CTGAGCAGGACGAGGAGCGGAGAGGAGGAGTCCAGCTGATGAAGGACGAGAGGAGACGCATGAGTGTGAGAGAGCTGGAGGAGACCCGAGCAGTGCAG gaagcTGGGAACACGAGGAAACATGTGCGAGAGGAGAAGAACACAGACCCTAGCTTCActactgatcacacacacacacttcaggacAGATACAGAGCGCTGCTGCACACTCAG gtgtacGTGCTGATGGAGAGGATGGTGGATTCTCTGTGTGATTTACTCGATGACACTCAACACACTCCTCAGAGAGTGTACTAG